A single Stigmatopora argus isolate UIUO_Sarg chromosome 7, RoL_Sarg_1.0, whole genome shotgun sequence DNA region contains:
- the LOC144077257 gene encoding UPF0575 protein C19orf67 homolog isoform X1 has protein sequence MKMSGETTDIEDMVTEPMPGTSMQEILQVAFDDEAFSPPCGHLSPSCCNVNYSPMTPPNFELQGCSHTYEYRELVVGVLRSFINACQPYFHFLESTGRNVLSHENKHKQMLELSQEMCNKLERLVLKFASQELITLDESDPENMCHFRMGHLKVKKLKLIVTSFRYCKPTPYLTRVNTGIFKRMGWNVEPYEKANNTACEYYYMCYEDIPNPHTDTEKLDSKTVQIWSIGQWVQLKPDPNTESICDWVLCDVPEGAFKKLLDLGRKEPSSSEATDLLLQLLQSEEDISFDSSQLSNPPNSEEEIMQL, from the exons atgaaaatgtcaggagaaACGACGGACATTGAAGATATGGTGACCGAACCTATGCCAGGAACGTCGATGCAAGAAATCTTGCAAGTGGCCTTCGATGACG AGGCTTTTTCGCCCCCATGTGGCCATTTGTCGCCAAGTTGCTGCAACGTCAACTACTCACCCATGACACCTCCTAACTTCGAACTCCAAGG TTGCAGTCACACATATGAGTACAGAGAACTTGTAGTTGGAGTGTTGAGGAGTTTCATCAATGCATGTCAGCCTTATTTTCACTTCCTGGAATCTACTGGCAGAAATGTACTGTCTCATGAAAATAAG CATAAGCAGATGTTGGAGTTGTCTCAGGAAATGTGTAACAAACTGGAACGCCTTGTGCTGAAATTTGCCTCCCAAGAACTCATCACTTTAGATGAGAGCGATCCTGAAAA CATGTGTCACTTTCGAATGGGTCACCTAAAAGTGAAAAAACTGAAGCTAATAGTGACCTCATTTCGCTACTGTAAGCCCACACCTTACTTAACGAGGGTGAACACGGGCATATTCAAGCGCATGGGATGGAACGTTGAGCCCTACGAAAAAGCAAATAATACAGCTTGCGAATA CTACTACATGTGCTATGAGGATATTCCAAATCCCCACACAGACACTGAAAAATTAGATTCCAAAACGGTTCAAATATGGTCCATTGGTCAGTGGGTGCAGTTGAAGCCAGACCCCAACACGGAAAGCATTTGTGACTG GGTGCTGTGTGACGTTCCCGAGGGCGCCTTTAAGAAGCTGCTGGATTTGGGCAGAAAAGAACCATCCAGCAGCGAAGCCACCGACCTCCTGTTGCAGCTGCTGCAGTCTGAGGAGGACATTTCATTTGACTCGTCTCAGTTAAGCAATCCTCCAAATTCTGAGGAGGAGATAATGCAGTTGTAG
- the LOC144077257 gene encoding UPF0575 protein C19orf67 homolog isoform X2 has product MTHKQMLELSQEMCNKLERLVLKFASQELITLDESDPENMCHFRMGHLKVKKLKLIVTSFRYCKPTPYLTRVNTGIFKRMGWNVEPYEKANNTACEYYYMCYEDIPNPHTDTEKLDSKTVQIWSIGQWVQLKPDPNTESICDWVLCDVPEGAFKKLLDLGRKEPSSSEATDLLLQLLQSEEDISFDSSQLSNPPNSEEEIMQL; this is encoded by the exons ATGACG CATAAGCAGATGTTGGAGTTGTCTCAGGAAATGTGTAACAAACTGGAACGCCTTGTGCTGAAATTTGCCTCCCAAGAACTCATCACTTTAGATGAGAGCGATCCTGAAAA CATGTGTCACTTTCGAATGGGTCACCTAAAAGTGAAAAAACTGAAGCTAATAGTGACCTCATTTCGCTACTGTAAGCCCACACCTTACTTAACGAGGGTGAACACGGGCATATTCAAGCGCATGGGATGGAACGTTGAGCCCTACGAAAAAGCAAATAATACAGCTTGCGAATA CTACTACATGTGCTATGAGGATATTCCAAATCCCCACACAGACACTGAAAAATTAGATTCCAAAACGGTTCAAATATGGTCCATTGGTCAGTGGGTGCAGTTGAAGCCAGACCCCAACACGGAAAGCATTTGTGACTG GGTGCTGTGTGACGTTCCCGAGGGCGCCTTTAAGAAGCTGCTGGATTTGGGCAGAAAAGAACCATCCAGCAGCGAAGCCACCGACCTCCTGTTGCAGCTGCTGCAGTCTGAGGAGGACATTTCATTTGACTCGTCTCAGTTAAGCAATCCTCCAAATTCTGAGGAGGAGATAATGCAGTTGTAG
- the LOC144077258 gene encoding UPF0575 protein C19orf67 homolog isoform X2, with protein MSTHEGEAQVVNLPPKMSMQVPYNFTGSVPGVVAAALRSFTFACQPYLNFLESTARTKQMPIEMSIQLMKFSQQMCDTLEHLVLTFADKNVLTLDESEPDNMSHFCVGHIQLDRPKLSVTAFRYCKLTPYLARVNTGVFKRMRWNVKGLDGAKDREGKPITDYYYLCCEDVPNVHTDGEQSDSVMIRMWSIGRWVQVKPDPKTEDFFDWALCEVPEGAFQKLLIMGSQEPSSCKATNRLLQLLSMPIKTVKGTDCSDGRKI; from the exons ATGTCAACACATGAGGGCGAAGCGCAGGTTGTCAACCTTCCACCCAAAATGTCAATGCAAGTGCCATATAACTTCACAGGGTCAGTG CCGGGAGTTGTTGCTGCTGCGTTGAGGAGTTTCACCTTTGCTTGTCAGCCCTACTTGAACTTTCTGGAATCCACAGCCAGAACCAAGCAGATGCCCATTGAAATG TCTATACAGCTCATGAAGTTCTCCCAGCAGATGTGTGACACATTGGAACACCTGGTGCTGACATTCGCcgacaaaaatgtcctcacttTGGATGAATCAGAGCCTGACAA CATGTCTCACTTCTGCGTCGGCCACATCCAGCTGGATCGACCGAAGCTGAGCGTAACTGCATTCCGCTACTGCAAGCTTACACCTTACCTGGCAAGGGTGAACACCGGCGTGTTCAAGCGAATGCGCTGGAACGTAAAAGGACTCGATGGGGCAAAGGACAGAGAGGGCAAACCCATCACTGATTA CTACTATCTGTGCTGTGAGGATGTTCCCAATGTGCACACTGATGGTGAACAATCTGATTCGGTAATGATTCGAATGTGGTCCATTGGTCGGTGGGTGCAGGTGAAGCCCGATCCCAAAACAGAGGACTTCTTTGACTG GGCACTGTGTGAAGTTCCAGAAGGTGCCTTCCAGAAGCTTCTGATCATGGGCAGCCAAGAGCCCTCAAGCTGCAAAGCCACAAACCGCCTTCTGCAGCTGCTGTCAATGCCAATCAAAACCGTCAAGGGAACAGATTGCAGCGATGGAAGGAAGATTTGA
- the LOC144077258 gene encoding UPF0575 protein C19orf67 homolog isoform X1, producing MSTHEGEAQVVNLPPKMSMQVPYNFTGSVQPGVVAAALRSFTFACQPYLNFLESTARTKQMPIEMSIQLMKFSQQMCDTLEHLVLTFADKNVLTLDESEPDNMSHFCVGHIQLDRPKLSVTAFRYCKLTPYLARVNTGVFKRMRWNVKGLDGAKDREGKPITDYYYLCCEDVPNVHTDGEQSDSVMIRMWSIGRWVQVKPDPKTEDFFDWALCEVPEGAFQKLLIMGSQEPSSCKATNRLLQLLSMPIKTVKGTDCSDGRKI from the exons ATGTCAACACATGAGGGCGAAGCGCAGGTTGTCAACCTTCCACCCAAAATGTCAATGCAAGTGCCATATAACTTCACAGGGTCAGTG CAGCCGGGAGTTGTTGCTGCTGCGTTGAGGAGTTTCACCTTTGCTTGTCAGCCCTACTTGAACTTTCTGGAATCCACAGCCAGAACCAAGCAGATGCCCATTGAAATG TCTATACAGCTCATGAAGTTCTCCCAGCAGATGTGTGACACATTGGAACACCTGGTGCTGACATTCGCcgacaaaaatgtcctcacttTGGATGAATCAGAGCCTGACAA CATGTCTCACTTCTGCGTCGGCCACATCCAGCTGGATCGACCGAAGCTGAGCGTAACTGCATTCCGCTACTGCAAGCTTACACCTTACCTGGCAAGGGTGAACACCGGCGTGTTCAAGCGAATGCGCTGGAACGTAAAAGGACTCGATGGGGCAAAGGACAGAGAGGGCAAACCCATCACTGATTA CTACTATCTGTGCTGTGAGGATGTTCCCAATGTGCACACTGATGGTGAACAATCTGATTCGGTAATGATTCGAATGTGGTCCATTGGTCGGTGGGTGCAGGTGAAGCCCGATCCCAAAACAGAGGACTTCTTTGACTG GGCACTGTGTGAAGTTCCAGAAGGTGCCTTCCAGAAGCTTCTGATCATGGGCAGCCAAGAGCCCTCAAGCTGCAAAGCCACAAACCGCCTTCTGCAGCTGCTGTCAATGCCAATCAAAACCGTCAAGGGAACAGATTGCAGCGATGGAAGGAAGATTTGA